One part of the Nitrospirota bacterium genome encodes these proteins:
- a CDS encoding beta-propeller fold lactonase family protein, translated as MKPNRSIHVILLLFLVLASCSGGGGGAAAPVTPPAKKIVPKYVYVANLASGTISELTIDATSGKLTYVTYISSDPIGLASAQPTSIAVVPSDKYAYVSNSGTNNISQFTIGTDGSLTAMLTPTISAGSEPISVAVDPSGKYLYVANHGVDTTTDIGNVSQYSIQSDGSLTAMSTPTISAGINPQSLAVDLSGQYLYVVNSSDNTVSQFIISSLDGSLTPMTTPVVPSGTTPWAISIDPTNKYVYVANYCGSCGSYDVSQYTIGLQGSLPTSVTTTATAGTNPYSIAVDPTGKYVYVANIGGSAGSLSGTLSQYTIASDGSAVPMSSPTADTQGSPTSVTVDPSGKYVYATNAANNTVSQFSIGTNGNLSSMSPSTVDLDPLSAGTSQSPSFIVTVGALQ; from the coding sequence ATGAAACCCAATCGTAGTATTCATGTCATTCTTCTTCTATTTCTTGTTCTGGCAAGTTGCAGTGGTGGAGGAGGCGGTGCCGCGGCACCGGTTACACCTCCTGCAAAGAAAATAGTTCCCAAATATGTTTATGTTGCAAATCTAGCAAGTGGAACCATTTCTGAACTGACCATTGATGCAACCAGCGGAAAGCTGACTTATGTGACTTATATTTCTTCGGACCCGATCGGGTTGGCATCGGCCCAACCTACGTCTATAGCAGTGGTTCCATCAGATAAATATGCATACGTCAGTAACTCAGGCACCAATAACATTTCGCAATTTACAATCGGAACTGATGGATCTCTTACCGCAATGTTAACTCCAACGATCTCTGCTGGATCGGAACCGATATCAGTTGCGGTTGATCCGTCCGGAAAATATCTCTATGTAGCAAATCATGGCGTCGATACTACGACAGATATTGGAAATGTATCACAATACTCTATTCAATCTGATGGATCTCTTACTGCAATGTCAACTCCAACGATCTCTGCCGGGATAAATCCCCAATCACTTGCGGTCGACCTATCAGGTCAGTATCTTTATGTAGTCAATTCATCCGATAACACTGTTTCTCAGTTTATAATTTCCTCGTTGGATGGGAGTCTTACTCCGATGACCACACCTGTGGTTCCATCAGGGACAACTCCTTGGGCAATTTCGATTGATCCCACGAACAAATATGTTTATGTTGCAAATTATTGTGGAAGCTGTGGCAGCTATGACGTGTCACAGTATACTATTGGGTTGCAGGGAAGTCTCCCGACGAGCGTCACCACAACTGCGACGGCAGGCACAAATCCGTATTCCATTGCCGTGGATCCAACCGGTAAATATGTTTATGTGGCCAATATCGGAGGCAGCGCCGGCAGTCTAAGCGGTACGCTTTCGCAATATACGATTGCAAGTGATGGAAGTGCGGTCCCTATGAGTTCGCCTACAGCGGACACTCAAGGTTCCCCGACCTCGGTTACGGTCGACCCATCAGGCAAATATGTTTACGCAACTAATGCCGCCAATAACACTGTTTCTCAATTTTCAATTGGCACAAATGGAAACTTGAGTTCGATGAGTCCCTCTACTGTAGATCTAGATCCCTTGAGTGCTGGAACGAGTCAATCTCCCAGTTTCATTGTTACTGTTGGGGCGTTACAATAG